A part of Catalinimonas alkaloidigena genomic DNA contains:
- a CDS encoding SGNH/GDSL hydrolase family protein, whose product MIEPTSRREFLQRVGLTGLAAMAAPGLLAAAPQPLPPSQAPKKGITLLFQGDSITDGNRTRDQDWNHVMGHGYAYLIASRLWYDYPQEGLMFYNRGISGNKVSDLEARWEEDALALKPDLISILVGINDVYFIVEGTLKQSIAQFEATYRQMLERTQTALPEVTLVLCEPFLLPLGRVNKKTAVWEKETAQRQQVTRTLADEFGAVFVPLQAPFQEALQQAPADYWIWDGIHPMPAGHELIARQWLRTVGEKLPFLRK is encoded by the coding sequence ATGATTGAACCTACGTCCCGCCGGGAGTTTCTGCAACGGGTCGGACTGACCGGCCTGGCCGCAATGGCCGCCCCCGGTCTGCTGGCCGCCGCGCCCCAGCCCCTCCCCCCGTCCCAGGCACCGAAAAAAGGCATAACCCTTCTGTTTCAGGGCGACTCCATCACCGACGGCAACCGCACCCGCGACCAGGACTGGAACCACGTGATGGGCCACGGGTACGCCTATCTGATCGCCAGTCGGCTCTGGTACGACTACCCGCAGGAAGGTCTGATGTTTTACAACCGGGGAATCAGCGGGAATAAAGTGAGCGATCTGGAAGCCCGCTGGGAAGAAGACGCGCTGGCACTAAAACCGGACCTGATCAGCATTCTGGTCGGCATCAACGACGTCTATTTCATCGTCGAGGGTACCCTGAAACAGTCCATCGCCCAGTTCGAAGCGACCTACCGGCAGATGCTGGAGCGGACCCAAACGGCGCTGCCCGAGGTGACCCTCGTACTCTGCGAGCCGTTCCTTCTGCCGTTGGGGCGGGTCAACAAAAAGACGGCTGTCTGGGAAAAAGAGACCGCACAACGGCAACAGGTCACCCGCACGCTGGCCGACGAGTTCGGGGCGGTGTTTGTGCCGCTGCAAGCGCCCTTTCAGGAAGCCCTGCAACAGGCACCGGCCGACTACTGGATCTGGGACGGCATCCACCCCATGCCCGCCGGTCACGAACTGATCGCCCGGCAGTGGCTCCGCACGGTGGGAGAAAAACTACCGTTTCTCCGCAAATAG